One window of the Colletotrichum destructivum chromosome 6, complete sequence genome contains the following:
- a CDS encoding Putative aminotransferase, class I/classII, pyridoxal phosphate-dependent transferase, major, whose translation MDAGEAQTKVIAWLHEASEAFQKVPGSAVLIRYIQSSYQNDPIRSGIELVLFIFFVRYLLSPSYSTQKQNFIKLRDDEIDELVEDWTPEPLVSPQTALEEIEAERLPVIIGPTGPKTRLASGRTVTNLASYNFYNFNANEQIKDKAIQTLRTYGVGPCGPPQFYGTQDVHMKTEADIAAYLGTEACIVYAQAFSTISSVIPAFCKRGDIIVADRAVNYSIRKGMEASRSTIKWYAHGDMDDLERVIQKVVKDQKGKKLTRRFIVSEGLFETTGDSADLPRLVELKEKYRFRIILDETWSFGVLGRTGRGLTEAQNVDPSQVDMIAGSLAGPLCAGGGFCAGAKDVVEHQRLTAASYTFSAALPAMLAVTASETLSVLQSNPDILTQCRENTKAMRAQLDPRSDWVVCTSSPENPIMLLVLKAEVVAARKLTREDQERLLQDCVDEALVNGVLITRLKSMPIANNLDPKDNSWQIQPALKVCITTGLPKKDIEKAGVAIRHAITKVMTRKSSSKPS comes from the exons ATGGACGCCGGCGAAGCCCAGACAAAGGTCATCGCCTGGCTGCACGAGGCATCCGAGGCGTTCCAAAAAGTCCCcggctccgccgtcctcatTCGATACATCCAGTCGAGCTACCAGAACGACCCTATCCGGTCCGGCATCGAGCTGGTCCTTTTTATCTTCTTCGTCCGCTACCTTTTGTCGCCATCCTACTCCACCCAGAAGCAAAACTTCATCAAACTCCGTGACGAT GAAATCGATGAGCTGGTCGAAGACTGGACCCCCGAACCCCTCGTCTCCCCCCAGACTGCTCTCGAGGAAATTGAGGCCGAGAGGTTGCCTGTCATTATTGG ACCTACCGGGCCAAAGACCCGACTCGCAAGCGGACGCACCGTCACGAACCTTGCCTCGTACAACTTCTACAACTTCAACGCGAACGAACAAatcaaggacaaggccaTTCAGACGCTGCGTACTTACGGCGTCGGCCCATGCGGCCCTCCCCAGTTCTACGGCACCCAGGACGTGCACATGAAGACCGAGGCAGACATCGCCGCTTATCTTGGCACTGAGGCTTGCATTGTCTACGCTCAAGCCTTCTCCACAATCTCCAGCGTCATTCCTGCCTTTTGTAAGCGTGGAGACATAATTGTTGCCGACCGCGCCGTCAACTACTCCATTCGCAAGGGTATGGAGGCCTCCAGGAGCACCATCAAGTGGTACGCTCATGGCGACATGGACGATCTGGAACGCGTTATCCAAAAAGTGGTCAAGGACCAAAAGGGCAAAAAACTGACGCGAAGGTTCATTGTCTCCGAGGGTCTGTTCGAGACCACCGGAGACAGTGCTGACTTGCCCCGACTT GTCGAGTTGAAGGAGAAGTACAGATTCCGCATCATTCTCGACGAGACATGGTCCTTTGGCGTTCTCGGCCGAACTGGTCGCGGCCTTACTGAGGCACAAAACGTCGATCCCTCTCAGGTGGACATGATTGCAGGCTCGCTTGCTGGTCCTCTGTGCGCTGGCGGCGGTTTCTGCGCCGGTGCTAAGGACGTTGTGGAGCACCAGCGCCTTACAGCGGCATCTTACaccttctccgccgccctgccTGCCATGCTTGCCGTTACGGCCAGTGAGACCCTCAGTGTGTTGCAGTCCAACCCGGATATCCTCACGCAATGTAGGGAAAACACCAAGGCTATGAGAGCGCAACTGGACCCTCGCAGTGATTGGGTCGTCTGCACGAGCTCGCCTGAGAACCCTATCATGCTGCTGGTTCTCAAGGCGGAGGTCGTTGCGGCGCGCAAGCTGACGAGGGAAGACCAGGAACGGCTGCTGCAGGATTGTGTCGATGAG GCGCTCGTCAACGGAGTTCTTATCACGCGTCTGAAGAGCATGCCCATTGCCAACAACCTCGACCCTAAAGACAATAGCTGGCAAATTCAACCAGCACTCAAGGTCTGCATTACCACAGGCTTGCCGAAGAAGGATATTGAGAAGGCAGGCGTCGCTATTCGACACGCAATCACCAAGGTTATGACCAGGAAGTCAAGCTCCAAACCGTCATAG